In Dolichospermum flos-aquae CCAP 1403/13F, the following proteins share a genomic window:
- a CDS encoding non-ribosomal peptide synthetase gives MTMTQNQQIVSLMLRLQNMGCRIWAEDDKLRIRTSKNALTAELKQEIQDRKADILTFLKAAKTQAVSTAEIPALSADSPKLLSFAQQRLWLLAQLQGSSATYNMPIALQLNGNLNIDALHSSLADLLNRHESLRMYFPTVAGQPQVAIRSLDEIAVLTVQDCRKLGSGNKGELDLDTQCPNIQDLIDAHAQQHLDLNTGPLFKAKLLQLEEQKSVLAINMHHIISDGWSMGVFLRELWQAYTAYSQGKTPNFAPLPIQYSDYATWQRHWLQGEVLEKQINYWKHQLGDASPLLELPTDYPRPAQQSYRGDRYIYALTPELTAAVNAFSQQQGVSLYMTLLATLSILLSRYSRQEDLCIGSPIANRTHSQTEGLIGFFVNTLVMRQQIKLELSFIEFLQQTRQTCLDAYVHQDVPFDVLVEKLRPERSMSYNPLFQVMFTLENNASPDLDLSGLDTELLGVKGAIAKFDLTLLVTESDNQLNCSWEYATDLFERGTIQRMAEQFTVLLKGIIDHPHQSINTLPLMTATELLQIQRWNQTQTDYPQDKTFVDIFAEQVAKNPHNIAVVFESESLTYQQLNEKAEQLADYLIENYQVQPDTLIGISVERSLEMIIGVLGILKAGGAYVPIDPNYPPERIKFMLEDSRISVLLTQSFVIHKLPLDSLENPVKVVYLDAELDKYPSPIVNCQLSTLRLRSVNTFNCDNLAYVIYTSGSTGKPKGVMIEHRGLVNLILAVDEILQIQPQSRVLQFANFSFDASIWEIAPTLSAGACLYLTKKETLLPSQELIDFLTEHKITHLTIPPSVLSLLPQATLPDLQILITAGEVCSKELVNRWAKGRSFFNGYGPTESTVCTSIAVCQPDGKKPLIGQPLSNLRTYILDRHHQPLPPGIPGELCIAGVGLARGYLHRPELTAEKFIEVELFSQVERIYKTGDLARWRDDGNLEYLGRMDEQVKLRGFRIELGEIESLLLQYPLVKEAVVTVNKTENNQSLIAYVTGIDDDFCSDLKNYLKSSLPDYMIPAQIVVLDKLPLTPNGKIDRKALPVPNISVQAAYTPPRHKVEAQLAQIWSALLERQKIGIHDNFFDLGGHSLLAVKLLNLVQQELGQQLALRSLFQNPTIAQLAQHIGNREIQESNPDLVTIQPLGDATPLFCVSGSNGHGFYFRDLAINLGTEHPVYGLDAPGRDGLSILPHSVADHASQLIAQLRQQQPQGPYILLGYSSGCSVAFEIASQLEQQGEKVSLLAILDSGLVSNPEHFKNRADIDWIWQIIQRIEALKGVSFGLEYADLAAQRDDQARWDLAADYLYRHNVLPEHASLDLLKTNMQIMRVQTLNYVDYQPAHPISAPIVLFRAEDVPEILVRELQTLTDYDLPDWGWQAYTQNPVKVISVPGTHGQMLHEPNVNILTSNLRLMMT, from the coding sequence ATGACCATGACACAAAATCAGCAAATAGTTTCTTTGATGCTGCGGTTGCAGAATATGGGCTGCCGAATTTGGGCTGAAGATGATAAGTTACGGATTCGTACTAGCAAAAACGCCCTCACTGCTGAACTCAAGCAGGAAATTCAAGACCGGAAAGCAGATATTCTCACTTTCTTGAAAGCTGCTAAAACACAAGCTGTTTCTACAGCGGAAATTCCGGCTTTAAGCGCTGACTCTCCCAAGCTTCTGTCCTTTGCTCAACAACGTCTCTGGCTATTAGCACAACTCCAAGGGTCATCAGCTACTTACAATATGCCGATCGCTTTACAACTGAACGGCAACCTGAATATTGATGCCCTACATTCTAGTTTGGCTGATCTGCTGAATCGGCACGAGAGTCTGAGGATGTATTTTCCTACAGTTGCCGGACAACCACAAGTTGCCATTCGCAGTTTAGACGAAATCGCAGTTTTAACAGTACAAGATTGCCGGAAATTAGGGAGTGGGAACAAGGGAGAGCTTGATTTAGATACCCAATGCCCAAATATCCAAGATCTAATTGACGCTCATGCACAACAACACTTGGACTTAAATACTGGCCCTTTATTTAAAGCTAAACTGCTGCAATTGGAGGAGCAAAAATCTGTCTTGGCTATCAATATGCACCACATTATCAGTGATGGCTGGTCAATGGGAGTATTTTTGCGGGAGTTATGGCAGGCTTATACTGCTTATTCTCAAGGTAAGACCCCGAATTTTGCTCCTTTACCGATTCAATACAGTGACTATGCAACTTGGCAACGCCACTGGTTACAAGGAGAAGTATTAGAAAAGCAGATTAATTACTGGAAACATCAACTAGGTGATGCTTCCCCATTACTGGAATTACCTACAGATTATCCCCGTCCAGCACAGCAAAGTTACAGAGGCGATCGCTATATCTATGCTCTTACACCGGAATTAACTGCTGCTGTTAATGCTTTTAGTCAACAGCAAGGCGTAAGTTTATATATGACCTTGTTGGCTACTTTGAGCATTTTACTATCTCGTTATAGTCGGCAAGAAGACTTATGTATTGGTTCTCCCATTGCTAACCGCACCCATAGCCAAACTGAAGGGTTAATTGGCTTTTTTGTGAATACTTTGGTTATGCGTCAGCAAATCAAACTAGAGCTAAGTTTTATTGAGTTTTTACAACAAACTCGCCAAACTTGTTTAGATGCTTATGTTCATCAAGACGTTCCCTTTGATGTGCTGGTAGAAAAGTTACGACCAGAACGCAGTATGAGCTATAACCCTTTATTCCAGGTCATGTTTACTCTGGAAAATAATGCTAGTCCAGATTTGGATTTATCAGGGTTAGATACTGAATTGCTGGGAGTCAAGGGTGCGATCGCTAAGTTTGATTTAACGCTGTTAGTAACCGAATCTGACAACCAGTTGAATTGCTCTTGGGAATATGCTACAGACTTGTTTGAACGGGGTACTATCCAACGCATGGCGGAACAGTTTACAGTGCTGCTGAAGGGAATTATTGATCATCCACACCAATCAATCAATACTTTACCTTTGATGACAGCAACGGAACTGCTACAAATACAACGCTGGAATCAAACTCAAACTGATTATCCTCAAGATAAAACTTTTGTTGACATATTTGCAGAGCAAGTTGCCAAAAATCCTCATAATATTGCTGTAGTTTTTGAATCGGAAAGTCTAACTTATCAACAATTAAATGAAAAAGCCGAGCAATTAGCTGATTATTTAATTGAAAATTACCAAGTTCAACCAGATACTTTAATTGGTATTAGTGTTGAACGTTCTTTAGAAATGATCATTGGTGTTTTGGGTATTCTTAAAGCTGGTGGTGCTTATGTACCGATTGATCCTAATTATCCCCCAGAAAGAATCAAGTTCATGTTAGAAGATTCGCGGATATCGGTTTTATTAACTCAAAGTTTTGTAATACATAAATTGCCTTTAGATAGTTTAGAAAATCCTGTTAAAGTTGTTTATTTAGATGCAGAACTAGACAAATACCCATCACCAATTGTCAATTGTCAATTGTCAACACTTCGACTTCGCTCAGTGAACACCTTCAATTGCGATAATTTAGCTTATGTTATTTATACCTCTGGTTCAACGGGAAAACCCAAAGGGGTAATGATTGAACATCGAGGACTGGTAAATTTAATTTTGGCAGTTGATGAAATTTTGCAAATTCAACCCCAAAGTCGTGTACTACAGTTTGCTAATTTCAGTTTTGATGCTTCCATTTGGGAAATTGCTCCTACTCTTTCTGCAGGTGCTTGTTTGTATCTAACAAAAAAAGAAACCTTGTTACCTAGTCAAGAACTGATTGACTTTTTAACTGAACACAAAATTACTCATCTTACTATCCCACCTTCAGTTTTATCTTTGTTACCTCAAGCCACCTTACCTGATTTGCAAATTTTAATTACTGCTGGTGAAGTTTGCTCCAAAGAATTAGTTAACCGTTGGGCAAAAGGAAGAAGTTTTTTTAATGGTTATGGACCAACAGAATCTACAGTTTGTACCAGTATAGCTGTTTGTCAACCCGATGGGAAAAAACCACTAATTGGTCAACCGTTATCTAATCTCCGCACTTACATTTTAGATAGACATCATCAACCATTACCCCCTGGTATTCCTGGTGAGTTGTGCATTGCGGGTGTTGGTTTGGCGCGAGGTTATCTCCATCGTCCTGAATTAACTGCCGAAAAATTTATTGAAGTGGAATTATTCAGTCAAGTTGAGCGAATTTATAAAACTGGGGATTTAGCAAGATGGAGAGATGATGGCAATTTAGAATATCTAGGACGCATGGATGAGCAGGTAAAATTACGGGGTTTTAGGATTGAATTAGGGGAAATTGAATCACTTTTATTACAATATCCATTAGTTAAAGAAGCTGTTGTAACTGTAAATAAAACTGAGAATAACCAAAGTTTAATTGCTTATGTAACGGGAATTGATGATGATTTTTGCAGTGATTTGAAAAATTACCTCAAATCGAGTTTACCTGATTACATGATTCCTGCTCAAATTGTCGTATTGGACAAGTTACCTTTAACTCCCAATGGCAAAATTGACCGGAAAGCTTTACCTGTTCCTAATATTAGCGTTCAAGCTGCATACACACCCCCGCGCCACAAAGTCGAAGCACAATTAGCGCAAATTTGGTCTGCTCTTCTTGAACGTCAAAAAATTGGCATTCATGATAACTTTTTCGATTTGGGCGGCCATTCTTTATTGGCAGTCAAATTACTCAATCTTGTGCAACAAGAGTTGGGACAACAACTGGCCTTGAGAAGTTTATTTCAGAATCCTACTATTGCTCAACTGGCACAACACATAGGTAATAGGGAGATTCAAGAGTCAAATCCTGATTTAGTAACGATTCAGCCTCTAGGAGATGCCACCCCCCTATTTTGCGTATCTGGCTCCAACGGACACGGTTTCTATTTTCGAGATTTGGCAATCAATTTAGGCACTGAACATCCTGTCTATGGACTCGATGCACCAGGAAGAGACGGACTGAGCATACTTCCTCACTCAGTAGCTGACCACGCAAGTCAACTGATTGCCCAATTACGTCAACAGCAACCCCAAGGACCTTATATATTGCTGGGGTACTCTTCCGGTTGTAGTGTCGCTTTTGAAATAGCTTCCCAACTGGAGCAGCAAGGTGAAAAGGTGAGTTTACTAGCTATCTTGGATTCGGGATTGGTTTCTAATCCGGAACATTTCAAAAATAGAGCAGATATTGATTGGATTTGGCAAATAATCCAACGAATCGAAGCTTTAAAAGGAGTTTCTTTCGGTTTAGAATACGCTGATTTAGCAGCTCAACGCGATGACCAAGCCCGTTGGGATTTGGCGGCAGATTATTTATACCGTCATAATGTCCTACCGGAACACGCCAGCCTTGATTTACTTAAAACTAATATGCAAATTATGAGAGTACAGACGCTCAATTACGTAGATTATCAGCCTGCTCATCCCATTTCTGCCCCGATTGTTTTATTCCGCGCTGAAGACGTGCCGGAAATACTGGTGCGAGAACTCCAAACGCTTACTGATTACGATTTACCGGACTGGGGATGGCAGGCATACACTCAAAATCCCGTCAAGGTGATATCTGTACCTGGAACCCACGGTCAAATGCTTCATGAACCCAATGTAAACATATTGACTTCAAACTTACGGTTAATGATGACTTAA
- a CDS encoding 2-isopropylmalate synthase — protein MQTLSIKISDETLRDGEQQVGIFFSYPTKHKLAHLIAQTGVDELCIMPYVYEQEAKLVKTLVSEGLDGVVTASTMMGKEYIDHAKNCGVKRIILFHAVSDRLLFLRDPEIRLMSEFQGKTIDDDIPSAIINRIRQNAINVIVENLHYATKVAGLRVNFAAEDASRADFDFLVECIRSCSPYIENFLLCDTVGVLNPEKSYIWIHDLLQSTTGVGLGVHYHNDMGLALENTLQSLMAGATLVSGTFCGIGERAGNVAIEQVLNGLRVRFGIEVQGINYDAIAAVTNYIEQLGIRPASPYSQTAQRHESGIHVNSLFRDPKSYAVFPHNKIDVVFGKWSGVSNFQYLFEKQLQNPQSRKQYEKMRSVIKSLAMEKECYFTANEVLELWKDGIFE, from the coding sequence ATGCAAACTCTTTCGATTAAAATTTCCGACGAAACCCTTAGGGATGGAGAACAGCAAGTAGGCATTTTTTTCTCTTATCCCACCAAACACAAACTGGCTCATCTGATTGCCCAAACAGGAGTTGATGAACTTTGCATCATGCCCTATGTTTATGAACAGGAGGCTAAACTAGTTAAAACATTAGTATCAGAGGGATTGGATGGTGTTGTCACTGCTTCTACGATGATGGGAAAAGAGTATATTGATCATGCGAAGAACTGCGGGGTTAAGCGCATTATTTTGTTTCATGCTGTTTCTGATCGTTTGCTGTTTCTGCGAGATCCCGAAATTCGCCTCATGAGCGAATTCCAAGGAAAAACAATTGATGATGATATCCCATCCGCAATCATCAATAGAATTCGTCAGAATGCTATTAATGTCATTGTAGAAAATTTGCACTATGCCACAAAAGTGGCGGGACTCAGAGTCAATTTTGCTGCGGAGGATGCTTCTAGAGCGGATTTTGACTTTTTGGTGGAATGTATTCGCTCATGCAGTCCTTATATTGAAAACTTTTTACTGTGTGATACAGTAGGGGTGCTAAATCCAGAAAAGAGTTATATCTGGATTCATGACTTGCTGCAATCCACTACTGGGGTAGGACTGGGGGTACACTACCACAATGATATGGGGTTGGCTCTGGAAAATACTCTCCAGTCTCTGATGGCGGGAGCGACTTTAGTATCGGGGACGTTTTGCGGGATTGGAGAACGAGCCGGAAATGTTGCCATTGAGCAGGTGTTAAATGGGTTGCGAGTCCGGTTTGGCATTGAAGTCCAGGGGATCAACTATGATGCGATCGCCGCAGTGACTAATTATATTGAGCAACTGGGGATTCGTCCCGCATCTCCTTACTCTCAAACTGCACAACGCCACGAATCAGGTATTCATGTTAATTCTTTGTTTCGTGATCCCAAGAGCTATGCAGTATTTCCACATAACAAAATAGATGTTGTATTTGGCAAATGGAGTGGAGTCAGTAATTTCCAATATCTATTTGAAAAACAACTGCAAAATCCTCAATCTAGAAAGCAGTATGAAAAAATGCGTTCCGTCATCAAATCTCTGGCAATGGAAAAAGAATGTTACTTTACAGCTAACGAAGTCTTAGAACTATGGAAAGATGGTATCTTTGAATAA
- a CDS encoding ISAs1-like element ISAsp2 family transposase: MKLPPKITIVDHFKDLEDKRVERTKRHKLIDIVTIAICAVICGVDSWVLMEAYGKKKEKWLKQFLELPNGIPSHDTFARVFARIDPQQFQNCFLSWIKSINKITEGEVIAIDGKTLRHSYDKGKDKGAIHMVSAWATSNKLVLGQCKVEEKSNEITAIPELIKVLDIAGCLVTIDAMGCQKEIVKSIAEKSGEYIIALKKNQGNLYKNVEEIFKEAISKGFEGFKYSEFHTKEDKHGREEIRHYLMLSDIEERIDTDKKWVNLQSVGMVEYIRKVNGKTKVETGYYISSLTNNAKLLGESVRTHWGIENSLHWVLDVAFREDDCRIRKDNAPQNFAVIRHIAVNLLGKEKSQKLGTKSKQFCAGWDDEYLEKILECI; the protein is encoded by the coding sequence ATGAAGCTACCACCAAAAATCACAATAGTAGATCACTTTAAAGATTTAGAAGATAAAAGAGTTGAGAGAACAAAAAGGCATAAATTAATAGATATAGTAACCATTGCGATTTGTGCAGTGATCTGTGGAGTAGATAGTTGGGTATTGATGGAGGCTTATGGAAAAAAGAAAGAAAAATGGCTAAAACAATTTTTAGAACTTCCAAACGGGATTCCATCTCATGATACATTCGCCAGAGTATTTGCGAGAATAGATCCGCAACAATTTCAGAATTGTTTTTTGAGTTGGATAAAATCTATCAATAAAATTACAGAAGGAGAAGTCATAGCAATAGATGGGAAAACATTAAGGCATTCATATGATAAAGGAAAGGATAAAGGTGCGATTCACATGGTAAGTGCATGGGCAACTAGTAATAAATTAGTATTAGGACAATGTAAAGTAGAAGAAAAGTCAAATGAAATAACAGCCATACCGGAATTAATTAAAGTATTAGATATAGCCGGATGTTTAGTAACGATTGATGCGATGGGGTGTCAAAAAGAGATAGTAAAATCAATTGCAGAAAAATCAGGCGAATATATTATCGCACTCAAAAAGAATCAAGGTAATTTATATAAGAATGTAGAAGAAATCTTCAAAGAAGCTATATCTAAAGGGTTTGAGGGATTCAAATATAGTGAATTTCATACAAAAGAAGACAAACATGGAAGAGAAGAGATTCGTCATTATCTCATGTTATCAGACATAGAAGAAAGAATAGATACTGATAAGAAATGGGTAAATCTTCAAAGTGTAGGAATGGTAGAATATATACGAAAAGTTAATGGAAAAACGAAGGTTGAGACAGGCTATTATATAAGTAGTTTGACAAATAATGCGAAATTACTAGGAGAATCAGTCCGCACTCATTGGGGTATAGAGAATTCATTACACTGGGTTTTAGATGTAGCTTTTAGAGAAGATGATTGTCGGATAAGAAAGGATAATGCACCACAAAACTTTGCAGTTATTCGTCATATAGCAGTTAATCTTTTAGGAAAAGAAAAAAGCCAAAAACTAGGAACTAAAAGTAAGCAGTTTTGTGCAGGATGGGATGATGAATATTTAGAGAAGATTTTAGAATGTATCTGA
- the def gene encoding peptide deformylase: MNELAPIIKLGNPILRQKAAAVENIQNQEIQNLIDELITSVAQANGVGIAAPQIAASYRLFIVASRPNARYPHAPEMQPTAMINPRIVAHSSEMVKGWEGCLSVPGIRGLVLRYQTIEVEYTDRYGNLQKQELTDFVARIFQHEYDHLEGLVFLDRVENNQDLISEEEYQKSVIGKNE; encoded by the coding sequence ATGAATGAATTAGCACCAATCATTAAATTAGGTAATCCAATATTACGACAAAAAGCTGCTGCGGTTGAGAATATTCAAAATCAAGAAATTCAAAACCTCATTGATGAATTAATTACCTCAGTTGCTCAAGCTAATGGGGTGGGAATTGCTGCACCACAAATAGCAGCATCCTACCGTTTATTTATCGTTGCTTCCCGTCCTAATGCCAGATATCCCCACGCACCAGAAATGCAGCCGACCGCAATGATTAACCCCCGAATTGTTGCCCATTCTTCGGAAATGGTTAAAGGTTGGGAAGGTTGTTTAAGTGTTCCTGGAATTAGGGGTTTAGTCCTTAGATATCAAACAATTGAAGTTGAATATACAGACCGTTATGGCAATTTACAAAAACAAGAATTAACTGATTTTGTTGCCCGAATTTTTCAACACGAGTATGATCATTTGGAGGGATTAGTATTTTTAGATCGGGTAGAAAACAATCAGGATTTAATTAGTGAAGAAGAATATCAAAAATCGGTGATTGGTAAAAATGAGTGA
- a CDS encoding CoB--CoM heterodisulfide reductase iron-sulfur subunit B family protein, whose product MLSKPLKYAYYPGCVAQGACRELYISTQSLTQALGIELVELKKASCCGSGTFKEDSQLLEDTVNARNIALAESLNLPLLTHCSTCQGVIGHVDERLKECQSTNPDYVNKVNGLLEKEGCSPYRGSTEVKHLLYALVADYGLEEITERVTKKLSGLKCAAFYGCYLLRAQKSMPYDDPFKPEAMENVFRAVGATPVYYRGRTQCCGWPLSSYATTESFQMAGNHIQEALNNGADCIVTPCPLCHLNLDSRQPEVEKVIGQKLGLPILHLPQLIALALGVSPKELGLERHIVSTKPILEKLGW is encoded by the coding sequence ATGCTATCTAAACCGCTAAAATACGCTTACTATCCAGGCTGTGTAGCTCAAGGGGCTTGTAGGGAACTGTATATATCAACTCAATCTCTCACTCAAGCCTTGGGTATTGAATTGGTTGAACTGAAAAAAGCCTCTTGCTGTGGTTCAGGGACATTTAAAGAAGATTCTCAACTACTAGAAGATACCGTTAATGCCAGAAATATCGCGTTAGCAGAATCATTAAATCTCCCTTTACTTACCCATTGCAGCACTTGTCAAGGTGTTATTGGTCATGTTGATGAACGATTAAAAGAATGTCAATCTACCAATCCCGATTACGTGAATAAAGTTAATGGTTTATTAGAAAAAGAAGGCTGTTCTCCTTATCGGGGGAGTACAGAAGTTAAACATCTTCTTTATGCTTTAGTCGCAGATTATGGTTTAGAAGAAATTACCGAGCGAGTCACCAAAAAATTAAGTGGATTAAAATGTGCAGCTTTCTATGGTTGTTATCTACTACGCGCTCAGAAATCCATGCCCTATGATGATCCTTTTAAACCCGAAGCAATGGAAAATGTATTTCGGGCTGTAGGAGCGACACCTGTATATTATCGTGGCAGAACTCAATGCTGTGGTTGGCCTTTATCTAGCTATGCGACAACCGAATCTTTCCAAATGGCGGGAAATCATATCCAAGAAGCTTTAAATAATGGTGCTGATTGTATTGTCACACCATGTCCTTTGTGTCATTTGAATTTAGATTCTCGTCAACCAGAAGTAGAAAAGGTAATTGGACAAAAGTTAGGTTTACCGATTTTACACTTACCCCAGTTAATTGCTTTAGCTTTAGGTGTCAGTCCCAAAGAATTAGGTTTAGAGAGACATATTGTGTCTACAAAACCCATTTTAGAAAAATTAGGTTGGTAA
- the acpP gene encoding acyl carrier protein: protein MSQAVTFEKVKKIIVEQLSIEDADTVTPEASFVDDLGADSLDTVELVMALEEEFDIEIPDEAAEKIKTVQDTVDYISSHATASA from the coding sequence ATGAGCCAAGCAGTAACTTTTGAAAAAGTTAAAAAAATTATCGTTGAGCAACTTAGCATAGAGGATGCGGATACGGTTACACCAGAAGCCAGTTTTGTTGATGATTTAGGGGCTGATTCCCTAGATACAGTGGAGTTAGTTATGGCTTTGGAAGAAGAATTTGATATCGAAATTCCTGATGAAGCGGCTGAAAAAATTAAAACTGTTCAAGACACTGTGGATTATATCTCTAGTCACGCTACTGCATCTGCATAG
- the fabF gene encoding beta-ketoacyl-ACP synthase II codes for MKDYKRNRVVVTGVGAITPIGNTPAEYWEGLLSGRNGIDYITAFDASKHSCRIAGEVKNFDPHTYLDRKEAKRMDRFAQLGVSAAKQAVADSGLVIDDLNAEQVGVIIGSGIGGIKVLEDQQTIYLDPNKGPSRCSPFMIPMMIANMAAGLTAIHTGAKGPNSCSVTACAAGSNSIGDAFRQIQGGYATAMICGGCEAAVTPLSVAGFASARALSTRNDDPAHACRPFDRDRDGFVMGEGAGILILEELEHALSRGARIYGEIVGYGMTCDAYHMTSPVPGGLGAARAIELALKDASLTPEMVSYINAHGTSTSANDVNETAAIKKALGDHAYKVAISSTKSMTGHLLGGSGGIEAVATILAIAHDQIPPTINIENLDPECDLDYVPHTSRAQVVEVALSNSFGFGGHNVTLAFKKFTP; via the coding sequence ATGAAAGACTATAAACGTAACCGCGTTGTTGTAACAGGTGTGGGCGCGATTACACCTATTGGTAACACACCAGCCGAATATTGGGAAGGATTATTAAGCGGACGAAATGGGATTGACTATATCACCGCCTTTGATGCTTCTAAACATAGTTGCCGCATTGCGGGTGAAGTCAAAAACTTTGATCCACACACTTACTTAGATCGCAAAGAAGCCAAGCGGATGGATCGGTTTGCCCAATTGGGTGTATCAGCAGCTAAACAAGCTGTTGCTGATTCAGGTTTAGTAATTGATGATCTCAACGCTGAACAAGTTGGTGTAATTATCGGTTCGGGAATTGGTGGAATTAAAGTTTTAGAAGACCAACAAACCATTTACTTAGATCCTAATAAAGGTCCTAGTCGTTGTAGTCCCTTCATGATTCCCATGATGATCGCCAATATGGCAGCAGGATTAACAGCAATTCATACTGGGGCAAAAGGTCCGAATTCCTGCTCTGTAACAGCTTGTGCTGCGGGTTCTAATTCTATCGGCGATGCTTTTCGTCAAATTCAAGGCGGATATGCCACAGCGATGATTTGCGGTGGCTGTGAAGCCGCAGTTACACCCCTGTCAGTGGCAGGATTTGCATCTGCTCGCGCCCTGTCCACCCGCAATGATGATCCGGCTCATGCTTGTCGTCCCTTTGATCGTGATCGTGATGGCTTTGTCATGGGTGAAGGAGCAGGAATTTTAATTCTCGAAGAATTAGAACACGCCCTCAGCCGGGGCGCAAGGATTTATGGGGAAATTGTTGGTTATGGGATGACCTGTGATGCCTATCACATGACTTCTCCTGTTCCCGGTGGTTTAGGTGCAGCCAGAGCGATTGAGTTAGCTTTAAAAGATGCGTCACTGACACCGGAAATGGTTAGTTACATCAATGCTCATGGAACTAGTACATCAGCCAATGATGTGAATGAAACCGCGGCGATTAAGAAAGCTTTGGGAGATCATGCGTATAAAGTAGCCATCAGTTCTACTAAATCCATGACAGGACATCTGTTAGGCGGTTCTGGTGGGATTGAAGCTGTAGCGACAATTTTAGCGATCGCTCATGATCAAATTCCCCCCACCATCAACATCGAAAATCTTGATCCAGAATGTGATCTAGATTATGTCCCCCATACCAGTCGCGCTCAAGTAGTAGAGGTAGCTCTATCTAATTCCTTTGGCTTTGGTGGTCATAATGTTACCCTAGCCTTCAAGAAATTTACTCCCTAA